CTGCGCAGGCCTCCTGATAACCTCCAGAGCCTCAAGCTGTATGGCACTGTGGCCAAATTGCCAGAATGGGTCGCGGGTCTCCATAATCTTGTGAAGCTGAAGCTGGAATGGACCAGGCTAACAGAGCTGGATGGCACCATACAAGTCCTTGGCAAGCTACCAAACCTGGCCATCTTTCGTCTACGGTACGGCTCTTTCGAGGCAAAAGAGCCCCGTCATTTATCTTGCCGTAGGGAGGCATTCCCGAGTTTGACAGCGCTGGAGACAGTGCTGGATACCGGCATCGAATCGGTGCTGTTTGAAGAAAAAGGAACAGCGCCTAAGCTTGAGCTGTTGCTTGACTGGGGCCGAATCGCTTTTCCTGGGCTGTCATGTCTGCCGAGCCTCAAGGAAGTTATGATCCATAAGCATGCGCCGTTTGTGGATGCCGTGCAGCCCCAGCTTAGCAGGAATCCAAACAAGCCCGTTCTGAATTTTTTTTGAGCTGAGCTCCACATGTACTCAGTCGGCCGCACGTGTGCTCTATTCCCTTTTTATTTACTTTTTTCTGCTTCCTGCTTCCTTATTCAGCTCAATTTTATGTGTGTACCTGAAACAATGTTTCCTTGTATGCGTGTTAAATTAAACTTGTACGGTCGTTGTACCACTAGTGGCCTGGGTGTTTGATCTTGTGGTACCGATTGAGGAGCCTGCCTTTGGGCAACCAGTCCACCCCAAATAAGTTGTATTAATTTCCTTTGTGTTTATGCATTTGGATCAGAATAGCTGGTGTGCTTTACTCTGCACTGCACTACTGCCGCCAGATGTTATGTAAGTGAGACATGTTCAGTTCATTCAGTAATTCTATTCAAAGACTCCAGAGGCACTAGATGTTATGGATTACGAGCTGCACAGCTAGCTTATATATGCTGGCATGCTGCACTAGATGACTAGATGTGCACGCACCTACAATCGCTGGACATGATGTGTTGGTCGCCATTTTACCTGATGGCGTTGCATATGTGTAGTACTACTAAGCTACGATATTCCCCGTGTGTTGCCATTCGCAATCGCTGGACATGATGTTACCGCAGGAATAATGCTGGTATGTGGTCTATTGGCGTTCTTTGTTGTTTGTTCTGTTAGAGATTGTAAACGTGTTATACTAGAGTTGTAACCGAACATATCTCATAGATAGATGGACTCCTGTAGTTTGCTATAGATAGAATAGAACTTAAGTTAGGAGTCCTAGTTTAAACTATCTATATCTGTAATTcttgttctatatatataaacATGCAACCTATGGTGAGCCAAGATAGGCAACCATAGTTACCCCATAATCTTTCATGGTAATCAGAGCCGCCTCTTCCTAGAATAGATCTAATAAAAAAAATCCCGTCAGCACATCCTCGCGACAAGGGGGCTGCGACGCTGCTCGTGACGCTCCTCCCTGCGACGTCGCAACAGAAGGGCGCAACTCAAGATTGTGACGCTCCTCCTACACGACAAACAAGATGTCGTCGTCTTCTTCTCATGATGGAAGGCACCAATCCTCTCCTTTCGGACatccggtgttggacaagcttacACGGGATAACTTTGTCCTGTGGAAAACTCAGTTCCTGCCTACTGTTCGAGGCGCCAAGGCGCTTGGGATCCTGGATGGAACTATCCCCGAGCCGCGACAAGTACTTGAAGCTGAagtcgacggcaagaagaaggaaATTCCCAACCCAGAGCATGACTCATGGGTGGAAAAAGATCAACAGCTACTCAGCTACCTGGTGAATTCAGgtctccaaggaggtcctcaccggGATCACGACTGCAACAACCTCTGCGCAGGCATGGAAGGCGTTAGGGGCTATGTTTGCAGGACAATCAAGAGCGCGGATTACAAATCTGCACATGCAATTGGCCACCACCAAGAAGGGCAGTCTTACCACGACAGCCTACTTCAACAAGATGCAAAACATCAAGGATGAGCTCGCGTCAGCCGGCGTCGTCATCAACGATGATGAGGTGGTTGCTCACCTACTTAATGGTTTAGATTATGATTATCACCCCTTTGTTTCCTCTATGATGGGCCGGTCAGGAGACCTTTCACTTTCTGAATTATATTCGCTACTTATGGAGTACGATCTTCGGCTCGAGATGTATCAAGGAACCGATCAATTTCAGTCTTCAGCTAATATGGCATCCCGTGGTCGTGGAAGCCGTAGTCGCTCTGGTGGTCGACGTGGAGGTCGATCCAATTCAGGGCGTAATGGACAAAACAGCAATCAGAATTTCACCAGTAATACTCAAGGCAACAGCTCACAAGGCACAAAGAAGGTGCCGTGTCAAATCTGCAAGAAGACAAATCATGAAGCAAATCAATGCTATTTTCACTATGAGGAAGACAACCAGTACCGTGGGCGGCCAGCAGGAGCTTATGGTGTTGATACAAATTGGTATGTGGACATCGGGCCCACTAACCATATCACCGGCGAACTTGACAAGATGACCGTCCGTGATAAATATAGTGGCAATGAACAAGTTCATAACGCCAGCGGCAAAGGTATGAGTATTAGTAATATTGGGCATACAGTCTTTCATACCCCTTCCAGTAAACTTTATTTGAACAATATTCTTCATGTGCCCTCTTCTGCCAAAAGCCTTATTTCAGTTCATAAACTTGCCAAAGATAACAATGCTTTTCTTGAATTTCACCCTGATTTCTTTCTCGTTAAGGATCAGGAAACGAAGAGGACTTTACATCACGGTAGATGCAAAGGTGGCCTGTATCCTCTCATTCCATCAGAAGAAAAAATAGAGTCAAAGCATGAAGTTTTTGGAGTCCATGTCCCTTCTACATCGTTATGGCATAGTCGTCTAGGTCATCCTGCTACTCCCATAGTTCAGAAGATCCTTAGCTCAAATAAATTGCCGTGTGCTAGTTCCAAGAATGTTGAGTCAATTTGTGATTCGTGTCAAAGGGCCAAGAGCCATCAACTGCCTTATTCCGTTTCCAATAAAATTTCTAGTGCTCCTCTTGATCTGATTTATTCTGATGTGTGGGGGCCTGCACCCATCTCTGTTGGGCGTTATAGCTATTATGTTAGCTTCATTGACGACTATAGCAAATACACTTGGATATATTTGTTGAAGCATAAATCTGATGTCTTTCGAATTTTCCAAGACTTTCAAAACTTAGTAGAAAGACAGTTCTCTAAGAAAATTCTTTGTGTTCAATCAGATTGGGGAGGCGAGTATGAAAAATTAAATTCCTTCTTCAAGCAAATTGGGATCACACACCGTGTGTCTTGTCCTCATGCTCATCAACAAAACGGTGCTGCTGAACGCAAACATAGACATATTGTTGAAGTTGGTTTAGCTCTCCTTGCTCATGCTTCCATGCCTTTAAAATTTTGGGATCAAGCTTTCCTTACAGCTACCTATCTCATTAATATTCTTCCCAGCAAGGTTATTGATTTTGAAATTCCTAGTACTCACCTTTTTCATGATGCACCCGATTATAGCAATCCTCCGTGTTTTTGGCTGCGCTTGTTGGCCCAATCTGCGGCCATATAATTCCAGGAAGTTATCTTTTCGATCCACTCAGTGTGCTTTCCTTGGCTATAGTTCCATGCACAAAGGTTTCAAGTGCCTTGATATCTCCACTGGACGCATTTACATCTCCCGTGATGTTGTTTTTGATGAAGCTGTGTTTCCCTTTTTAAAGCTCCATCTTAACGCCGGTCCCTCTCTTAGAAAAGAAATTGTCCTACTGCCTTCTTCCCTTCGAAATCCAAGGGATGATGACTATGCTGCATCTGATATTACTAATACTACTGACGTACCTGCTGTTTCTAGTGAATCTTCAGAGAAAATTGCAGGTCCCATGCCTATGCTCCCAGCGCTACCGGCACAACGTGGCGCACATAGCCCAGGCTGCAGCTCCCAGGTGGAAACGTTGTCTCCTCCCAGCTCGTCGAACGGTGCTATTTCGCATACTACACCGCATGGGGGAACAGCAGTCCAGCTGCCGACCGCTGTTGCTGCGCCAGAAGACAACAGTGCGGCGACAGGAGGGGGTAATGCGGTGGTGTCTAAGTCTCCACTGCGGACGCTGCATGCGTCTGAGGAGTCTCCACCTGGGACACCGCTGCATGCTACAGCATCAGGTGCACATGAATTTGCGCCCGGATCTTCTACAACCTCTGGTTCTCCAGCAGCCACACCTGATCCCCCGCGTCACCAAACACGGTTGCAAAGCGGTATTATCAAACCAAAGAAGCTATATGATGGTATGATTCGATATGGCATGTTTAGTGCTACTGGTGAACCTAATTCCGTTGATGAAGCTATTTCAAATTCAAAGTGGCGTGATGCAATGGAAGTGGAATTTCAAGCTCTAGCTAAGAATAAAACTTGGCATCTCGTTCCAACAAAAACTGGACAGAATGTTATTGATTGCAAATGGGTTTTCAAAATCAAACGAAAAGCCGATGGGAGTATTGATAGATACAAAGCTCGATTAGTTGCCAAGGGATTCAAGCAACGCTATGGCATCGACTATGAAGACACTTTCAGCCCAGTTGTCAAGATAGCTACAGTTAGATTGGTACTCTCTATTGCAGTGTCAAGGGGATGGTGCCTCAGACAACGCGTTCTTGCATGGTGTTCTGGAAGAGGAAGTTTATATGAAGCAGCCTCCGGGTTTTGAGGATACTAAAACACCAGGATATATATGTAAATTAGACAAGGCTATCTATGGGCTGAAACAGGCGCCTAGGGCGTGGTACTCCAGGTTAAGTTCCAAATTAATCACTCTAGGTTTTGTGCCATCAAAATCAGACATGTCTCTTTTTATATATCATAGGGGTGGTACAACTATTTATATGcttatctatgttgatgatattattgtTACGAGCTCATCACCTGAAGCAGTGACAACTCTTCTCGCTGATTTAAAAGAAGACTTCGCACTAAAGGACCTTGGCAAATTACATTACTTCTTGGGTATAGAAGTTAAAGAAGATTTAGATAGCATAACTCTATCTCAAGCTAAGTATGCACAAGACTTGTTGAAGTGTGTTGGAATGCTCGGCTGCAAACCTTGCACGACTCCTTTATCTGCATCTGAGAAGCTGTCGAGCTATGATGGTGTTCCTCTCAGTCCAGAAGATGCTACTCGCTACAGAAGTATAGTTGGTGCTCTTCAGTATTTGACAATCACACGACCAGATTTATCCTTTGCTGTCAACAGAGTATGTCAATTTCTTCATGCACCGACCTCTGTTCATTGGACTGCAGTTAAAAGAATACTTAGATATGTACAACACACCATTGGACTCAGGATGCATATTCAAAAGGTATTGTCGTCATTCATCAGTGCCTTCTCAGATGCGGATTGGGCAGGTGATACAGATGATAGGCGTTCTACTGGAGGCTTCGCAATATTCTATGGAAGTAATCTTATATCATGGAGTGCTAGAAAACAGCCAACTGTTTCAAGATCTAGTACAGAAGCAGAATATAAAGCGATGGCTAATGCTACTGCAGAAATAATATGGCTTGAGCAACTGATGACCGAACTTGGGGTTAAAGTGCAGCGCACCTCAATTCTTTGGTGTGATAATCTTGGTGCAACATACTTATCAGCTAATCCCGTGTTTCATGCTAGAGCAAAACATATTGAAATTGATTTTCACTTCGTACGTGAAAGAGTTATGAGAAAACAGCTACAAGTTCGGTTCATCTCTTCTGGAGATCAATTGGCAGATGGATTTACAAAAGCCTTACCGGTTGCAAAGATGAATACATTTGTTCGCAATCTCAAACTTCAAGGTGGCTAGGAAAGTTTAGATTGAGCGGGGGTGTTAGAGATTGTAAACGTGTTATACTAGAGTTGTAACCGAACATATCTCATAGATAGATGGACTCCTGTAGTTTGCTATAGATAGAATAGAACTTAAGTTAGGAGTCCTAGTTTAAACTATCTATATCTGTAATTcttgttctatatatataaacATGCAACCTATGGTGAGCCAAGATAGGCAACCATAGTTACCCCATAATCTTTCATGTTCTGCCTTAGTGTCGAATGGAACAGTGAAACATGTTCATTTGAGTAATTCTACTGCAAAGAATCAGTATCATTGCCTTGTTAGTTTTAATTCCCCATCCTCACGTCTCTGTGTATAGTATCTGTTATGTTGCTTAAAGCTCATCAGAAAGATATATGGTTTCATGAACTCAGACATGGGATTGCACAATTCtacattttttttgaaactgTCGGAGCTTTTATTACTCATCCGACCCAGCAGAATTGCTGGTCACCAAATCCTCCAAAGCTAGAGGAACACGCCCTCCCAAGTGTTATAACATACACTTGGGAGATTACAACCTAGGGCAGCTAATGAATGAGCTATCCTATTACAATCACGTTTGCAAACAGAAGTAGCACAATTATAAAGTTCATCACTAATGATATGTTTAATCTCCGCGACAATGACTCCAGTTGACGCCAGCCTGTAGTCATCGGTTTCAAGTGCACTCTTCACCAGCGATATATGCATCCACCTCCAAAGTGATTCTTGTGATTCCTTTTACCGCATCCTGGAGACCGCAAGACACCCCTTCAATTCAGCATGGAAAGCGTCAAGGAGATGATCTTCCCGGCCTGCTCCCGAGCATACAGCACGGCCTTGCTCGTCGCGGATGACAAAACCCCATCCACCATCCCTGCGCGAGCTGTCAAATGCCCCATCAGTATTGAGTTTGAGTTCGCCCTCTCCTGGTTTACGCCAACGCTGTCTCTGACGAGGATCCAACAACAGCCCACGTTCAAGCTTCATCG
Above is a genomic segment from Miscanthus floridulus cultivar M001 chromosome 3, ASM1932011v1, whole genome shotgun sequence containing:
- the LOC136543561 gene encoding uncharacterized mitochondrial protein AtMg00810-like, whose product is MSLFIYHRGGTTIYMLIYVDDIIVTSSSPEAVTTLLADLKEDFALKDLGKLHYFLGIEVKEDLDSITLSQAKYAQDLLKCVGMLGCKPCTTPLSASEKLSSYDGVPLSPEDATRYRSIVGALQYLTITRPDLSFAVNRVCQFLHAPTSVHWTAVKRILRYVQHTIGLRMHIQKVLSSFISAFSDADWAGDTDDRRSTGGFAIFYGSNLISWSARKQPTVSRSSTEAEYKAMANATAEIIWLEQLMTELGVKVQRTSILWCDNLGATYLSANPVFHARAKHIEIDFHFVRERVMRKQLQVRFISSGDQLADGFTKALPVAKMNTFVRNLKLQGG